Proteins co-encoded in one Flavobacterium sp. M31R6 genomic window:
- a CDS encoding DUF5908 family protein, with protein sequence MPIEIKELRIVVKIEEDKPSFQAQIPLDKVQLESIKSELIRECTSKVLEKIKEKSER encoded by the coding sequence ATGCCAATAGAAATTAAAGAACTGCGCATTGTAGTAAAAATTGAAGAGGATAAACCTTCTTTTCAAGCCCAAATTCCGTTGGATAAAGTGCAGTTAGAATCTATAAAATCGGAGCTTATTCGAGAATGCACCTCTAAAGTTTTAGAAAAAATAAAAGAAAAATCCGAACGATGA
- a CDS encoding DUF4255 domain-containing protein, translating to MNLAKILDKLSKKITSEITASNNGVIVSIELTNVATLNDGDEFLQEKSSMILSIVNIEEDKTLKNQTLYKEYPGNGNSIEKYKKPTQNLILSLLFTSYNKNQNKYAEGLDKLEYIIKCLQNNNVFYYDNTNFFEQTEVSENQAKSMNKIILDLVSLKSEQLNQMWSYLGSKYMPSVLYSMRLIRVQNENNLPTDPVIDKAKVQLWTNDKSDIAGEIEASSFLLE from the coding sequence ATGAATTTAGCTAAAATACTTGACAAACTTTCCAAGAAAATAACTTCTGAAATTACTGCATCAAATAATGGAGTTATAGTAAGTATCGAGCTAACAAATGTTGCCACTTTGAATGATGGTGATGAATTTTTACAAGAAAAATCTTCGATGATTCTTTCCATAGTAAATATTGAAGAAGATAAAACGCTAAAAAATCAAACTTTATACAAAGAATATCCAGGAAATGGCAACTCCATTGAGAAATATAAAAAGCCTACCCAAAACTTGATTTTGTCCCTATTGTTTACCTCCTATAATAAAAACCAAAACAAATATGCCGAAGGGTTAGATAAATTAGAATACATTATTAAATGCCTGCAAAACAACAACGTGTTTTATTATGATAATACCAATTTTTTTGAACAGACCGAAGTCTCCGAAAATCAAGCTAAATCAATGAATAAAATTATTCTCGACTTAGTCAGTTTAAAGTCGGAGCAACTCAACCAAATGTGGTCTTATTTAGGAAGCAAATACATGCCCTCTGTATTGTACTCCATGCGATTGATACGTGTTCAAAACGAAAATAACCTACCAACAGATCCAGTCATCGATAAAGCAAAAGTTCAACTTTGGACTAATGACAAAAGTGATATAGCGGGAGAAATAGAAGCCAGTTCATTCCTGTTAGAATAA
- a CDS encoding 5-formyltetrahydrofolate cyclo-ligase — protein MLKKELRQKYKVLRQNLTTTEIENLSLAIANEILKLPIWNKTYFHVFLPIEEQKEVNTEFILHLLSGKDKEIVISKSDFTTREMTNFLLTDNTKIKKNEYNIPEPVDGLEVPATKIDVVFVPLLAFDKKGNRVGYGKGFYDKFLSQCKPETIKIGLSFFEPEELISDVFESDVLLDYCVTPNGVYEF, from the coding sequence ATGTTGAAAAAGGAATTAAGACAGAAGTATAAAGTATTAAGACAAAATCTTACTACTACTGAAATTGAGAATTTAAGCCTAGCTATCGCCAATGAGATACTGAAGCTTCCAATTTGGAATAAAACATATTTCCATGTTTTTTTACCCATTGAAGAGCAGAAAGAAGTCAATACCGAATTTATACTGCACCTCCTCTCTGGAAAAGACAAAGAAATTGTGATTTCCAAAAGCGATTTTACAACTCGAGAAATGACCAATTTTCTTTTGACCGACAATACCAAAATAAAGAAAAACGAATACAACATTCCTGAACCCGTTGATGGTCTTGAAGTTCCCGCAACAAAAATTGACGTGGTTTTTGTTCCTCTTTTGGCTTTTGACAAAAAAGGAAACCGCGTAGGTTATGGCAAAGGATTTTATGATAAATTCCTGTCACAATGCAAACCAGAAACTATTAAAATTGGCCTGTCCTTCTTTGAACCTGAAGAACTCATTTCAGATGTTTTTGAGAGTGACGTGTTATTGGATTATTGTGTGACTCCAAATGGGGTTTATGAATTCTAG
- a CDS encoding phage tail protein yields MASSNPIVGFHFSVIFELLPQFSIDTKFQSVGGLKGTLEMESVKEGGQNRFTHQLPIRSGYQDLVLKRGLTSDMSGVSMWCLNAIENFNFSPANLLVSLLNENGNPVKAWYVSHAIPLSIDYGDFNAEENKIVIESIALKYNFFKEIPIPSF; encoded by the coding sequence ATGGCGAGTTCAAACCCTATAGTAGGCTTTCATTTCTCGGTGATTTTCGAGCTGTTACCTCAGTTTAGTATCGATACCAAGTTTCAAAGTGTGGGCGGTTTAAAAGGAACTCTAGAAATGGAATCGGTAAAAGAAGGCGGACAGAACCGATTTACCCATCAATTACCCATTCGATCGGGATATCAGGATTTAGTACTCAAAAGAGGACTTACTTCGGATATGTCAGGCGTATCAATGTGGTGCTTAAATGCTATCGAAAATTTCAATTTCAGTCCGGCCAATCTACTGGTTTCTTTATTAAATGAAAATGGAAATCCCGTAAAAGCTTGGTATGTATCACATGCCATTCCATTATCGATAGATTACGGGGATTTTAATGCCGAAGAAAATAAAATTGTCATTGAATCCATTGCTTTGAAATACAATTTCTTTAAAGAAATTCCGATTCCGAGTTTTTGA
- a CDS encoding lipoprotein signal peptidase, with protein MSLLKAYFLITLILLVDQVSKIYIKTNFVLGEEVHVFNWFQIHFIENEGMAWGTKIPGAYGKLILTVFRLFAVTGIGYWLWDAVERKKSSNYLIVAIALILAGAVGNIIDSVFYGVIFDDSHQQLATIFTDKPYGTWLNGQVVDMFYFPFIKDYPMPEWIPYFGGRNFTFFNAIFNVADVAISTGVGILIVFNKKAFHKH; from the coding sequence ATGTCATTACTCAAAGCTTATTTTCTCATCACTCTTATATTATTGGTCGATCAAGTTTCTAAAATATATATAAAAACAAATTTTGTTTTAGGTGAAGAGGTTCATGTATTCAATTGGTTTCAGATTCATTTTATCGAAAATGAAGGAATGGCCTGGGGTACCAAAATTCCTGGAGCCTATGGAAAATTAATCTTAACTGTTTTTAGGCTTTTTGCCGTAACAGGAATTGGTTATTGGTTGTGGGATGCTGTTGAACGAAAAAAGAGTTCCAATTATCTGATTGTCGCTATTGCTTTGATATTGGCCGGTGCAGTTGGAAACATTATTGACTCTGTTTTTTACGGTGTTATTTTTGACGATAGCCACCAACAATTGGCTACAATATTTACAGACAAACCCTATGGGACTTGGCTAAACGGACAAGTTGTCGATATGTTTTATTTTCCTTTCATAAAAGATTATCCTATGCCGGAATGGATTCCTTATTTTGGTGGACGCAATTTTACTTTTTTTAATGCTATTTTCAATGTTGCCGATGTGGCCATTTCAACAGGTGTCGGAATTTTGATCGTGTTCAACAAAAAAGCATTTCATAAACATTAA
- the ileS gene encoding isoleucine--tRNA ligase, whose translation MSTKFTEYKGLDLPTVASEVLDFWKEKNIFEKSVTTREGNEPFVFFEGPPSANGLPGIHHVMARAIKDIFCRYKTQKGFQVKRKAGWDTHGLPVELGTEKELGITKEDIGKKITVEEYNEACKKTVMRYTDVWNDLTEKMGYWVDMEDPYVTYKSKYMESVWWLLKQIYNKDLMYKGYTIQPYSPKAGTGLSSHEVNQPGSYRDVTDTTVVAQFKVLEDQKELVFNTFYNYISSNNLKHYKFERLDLNEIHFLAWTTTPWTLPSNTALTVGPRIEYVLVKTFNQYTFRPSNVILAKNLVGKQFGKGFFESTDASDFENFKEGDKKIPFHILAECKGADLVGIRYEQLLPFVLPYQNPENAFRVISGDFVTTEDGTGIVHTAPTFGADDAKVAKEATPEVPPMLVLDENENPVPLVNLQGKFIQGLGQYSGKYVKNEYYTAADGDAPERSIDVEIAIQLKEENKAFKVEKYVHSYPHCWRTDTPILYYPLDSWFIKITEVRDRMFDLNETINWKPKATGEGRFGNWLKNANDWNLSRSRFWGIPLPIWRSEDGTEEILVGSVEELYNEIEKAVQAGVQVENPFKGFEIGNMSEENYDLIDLHKNVVDQITLVSASGKAMKREADLIDVWFDSGAMPYAQWHYPFENKEKIDENKDFPANFIAEGVDQTRGWFYTLHAIGTLVFDKIAYKNVVSNGLVLDKNGQKMSKRLGNAADPFETLKEYGPDATRWYMISNANPWDNLKFDLEGIAEVRRKFFGTLYNTYSFFSLYANIDGFKYAEAEIPVNERPEIDQWIISELNTLIADVDGYYDDYEPTKAARAISEFVQENLSNWYVRLCRRRFWKGEYAQDKIAAYQTLYTCLLTISKLSAPIAPFFMDSLYRDLTKATQTENFESVHLAQFPVSVEKYVNKMLESKMQKAQTISSLVLSLRKKEMIKVRQPLQKVMIPVLDENQRLEIEAVSDLIKAEVNVKEIVLLDDASGILIKQIKPNFKALGPRFGKDMGLISKEIQKLTTEQISQFDKEGSLTIVIAGNSVILSLEDVEISSQDIEGWLVANSNGITVALDITISPELKQEGIARELVNRIQNIRKDTGFEVTDKIKVHLQNNDTLETAVKANEDYIKSETLTETLVFEEIIEFGTEIDFDGITTKITITKN comes from the coding sequence ATGAGTACAAAATTTACTGAATACAAAGGACTTGACTTGCCAACAGTGGCGTCAGAAGTGCTGGATTTTTGGAAGGAAAAAAACATTTTTGAGAAAAGTGTGACCACTCGAGAAGGAAATGAGCCTTTCGTGTTTTTTGAAGGACCACCTTCGGCTAATGGATTGCCTGGAATTCACCACGTAATGGCACGTGCGATTAAAGATATTTTTTGCAGATATAAAACCCAAAAAGGATTTCAAGTAAAGCGTAAAGCTGGTTGGGATACCCACGGTTTACCTGTGGAATTGGGTACAGAAAAAGAACTTGGAATCACCAAAGAAGATATTGGAAAGAAAATAACTGTAGAGGAGTATAACGAAGCGTGTAAGAAAACCGTAATGCGTTATACCGATGTATGGAATGACCTGACCGAAAAAATGGGATATTGGGTTGATATGGAAGACCCGTATGTGACTTACAAATCCAAATACATGGAATCGGTTTGGTGGTTGTTGAAACAAATCTACAATAAGGATTTGATGTACAAGGGTTACACCATTCAGCCATATTCACCAAAAGCGGGAACAGGTTTGAGCTCACATGAGGTGAACCAACCCGGAAGTTACAGAGATGTAACCGACACAACGGTTGTTGCTCAGTTCAAAGTTTTAGAAGATCAAAAAGAATTGGTTTTCAATACTTTTTATAACTATATCAGTTCTAATAATTTAAAGCATTATAAGTTTGAGAGACTGGATTTGAATGAAATCCATTTCTTAGCTTGGACGACCACACCTTGGACTTTACCAAGTAATACCGCTTTGACAGTTGGGCCTAGGATAGAATATGTTTTGGTTAAAACATTCAATCAATATACTTTCCGTCCATCCAATGTGATTTTGGCTAAAAATCTTGTTGGAAAACAATTTGGGAAAGGATTTTTTGAAAGTACCGATGCTTCTGATTTTGAAAATTTTAAAGAGGGAGACAAAAAAATACCATTTCACATACTTGCCGAATGTAAAGGTGCCGATTTAGTTGGTATTCGTTATGAACAATTATTGCCTTTTGTTTTGCCATACCAAAATCCAGAAAATGCTTTTAGAGTAATTTCAGGAGATTTTGTTACGACTGAAGACGGTACAGGAATTGTGCACACAGCCCCAACTTTTGGAGCGGATGACGCCAAAGTAGCCAAAGAAGCTACTCCCGAAGTGCCGCCAATGTTAGTATTGGATGAAAATGAAAACCCAGTTCCATTAGTGAATTTACAAGGGAAATTTATCCAAGGCTTAGGACAATATTCTGGTAAATATGTTAAGAATGAATATTATACTGCTGCAGATGGAGATGCTCCAGAACGTTCTATTGATGTAGAGATTGCCATTCAATTAAAAGAAGAAAATAAAGCATTTAAAGTAGAGAAATACGTTCACAGTTACCCACATTGCTGGAGAACTGATACGCCAATTTTATACTATCCTTTGGATTCTTGGTTTATAAAAATCACCGAGGTTAGAGACCGTATGTTTGACTTGAACGAAACCATCAACTGGAAGCCAAAAGCAACTGGTGAAGGACGTTTTGGGAATTGGTTGAAAAACGCCAACGACTGGAATTTATCTCGTTCTCGTTTTTGGGGAATTCCATTGCCTATTTGGAGATCCGAAGACGGAACCGAAGAAATACTGGTTGGATCGGTTGAGGAATTATACAACGAAATTGAAAAAGCAGTTCAGGCTGGTGTTCAAGTTGAAAATCCATTCAAAGGATTCGAGATTGGAAACATGTCTGAGGAAAATTATGATTTGATTGATTTGCATAAAAATGTGGTTGATCAAATTACGTTAGTTTCTGCTTCAGGGAAAGCGATGAAGCGTGAGGCCGATTTGATAGACGTTTGGTTTGATTCAGGAGCGATGCCTTATGCTCAATGGCATTATCCATTTGAAAACAAAGAAAAAATAGACGAAAACAAAGATTTTCCTGCGAATTTTATTGCTGAAGGTGTAGATCAAACTCGTGGTTGGTTCTATACGTTACACGCTATTGGAACTTTGGTTTTTGATAAAATTGCCTATAAAAATGTAGTCTCAAACGGATTAGTTCTAGACAAAAATGGACAAAAAATGTCCAAACGTTTGGGTAATGCAGCCGATCCTTTTGAAACTTTAAAAGAATACGGTCCAGATGCCACACGTTGGTATATGATTTCCAATGCGAATCCTTGGGATAACTTAAAATTCGATTTAGAAGGAATTGCTGAGGTGCGTCGTAAGTTCTTTGGAACGTTGTACAACACCTATTCATTCTTCAGTTTGTATGCCAATATTGACGGATTTAAATATGCTGAAGCTGAAATTCCAGTAAACGAAAGACCTGAAATAGACCAATGGATTATTTCGGAATTGAATACTTTAATTGCTGATGTAGATGGGTATTATGACGATTATGAGCCTACAAAAGCGGCTCGTGCGATATCCGAATTTGTTCAGGAAAATTTAAGTAACTGGTACGTTCGTTTATGTCGTCGTCGTTTCTGGAAAGGAGAATATGCACAAGACAAAATCGCTGCTTATCAAACGCTTTATACTTGTTTGCTAACGATCAGCAAATTAAGTGCTCCAATCGCTCCGTTCTTTATGGACTCCCTTTACAGAGACCTGACAAAAGCAACACAAACAGAAAATTTTGAGTCTGTACATTTGGCTCAATTCCCTGTTTCAGTTGAAAAGTATGTTAATAAAATGTTAGAGAGCAAAATGCAGAAAGCGCAGACCATTTCATCACTTGTCTTATCACTAAGAAAAAAGGAGATGATTAAAGTGCGCCAACCACTGCAAAAGGTAATGATTCCGGTACTTGACGAGAATCAAAGACTCGAAATCGAAGCGGTTTCAGACTTAATAAAAGCGGAAGTAAACGTGAAAGAAATCGTACTTTTGGACGATGCTTCCGGGATTTTGATTAAACAAATAAAACCAAATTTTAAAGCTCTAGGACCTCGCTTCGGAAAAGATATGGGATTGATTTCCAAAGAGATACAAAAATTGACTACAGAACAAATCTCACAATTTGACAAGGAAGGTTCGTTAACCATTGTAATTGCGGGAAATAGTGTAATTTTATCACTAGAAGATGTAGAAATATCATCACAAGATATCGAAGGATGGTTGGTTGCCAATTCAAACGGAATAACAGTTGCGTTGGATATTACAATTTCTCCCGAGCTGAAACAAGAAGGAATTGCAAGAGAATTGGTGAACAGAATTCAAAATATCCGAAAAGATACAGGATTTGAAGTGACTGATAAAATTAAAGTTCATTTGCAAAATAATGATACTTTGGAAACAGCAGTAAAGGCCAATGAGGACTATATTAAATCAGAAACTTTGACAGAAACCCTTGTTTTTGAGGAAATTATAGAGTTTGGCACGGAAATTGACTTTGATGGAATAACAACAAAAATAACAATTACAAAAAATTAG
- a CDS encoding pyridoxal-dependent decarboxylase, with protein sequence MLYWKKLSQKERQARIEKALEENVNFTLDTSLGYPASKLDSKVYYEDASFLTDAPTLKTYVANPNHIGCHTLGTSEKAFKGTQEMEREVLDVLAVDLFKAQPKSYDGYISPGGTEANIQAIWMYRNYFSYKLGANPYEIAILASEDTHYSIPKAANILMLDWLKVPVDFNTREIDTFQLENIIIKAKEKGKKYFIVISNMGTTMFGAIDNPNDYIEVLEKHHLTYKIHIDGAYGGFIYPLSNKESELNFENPKISSITIDAHKMLQAPYGTGIFLCRKGLIENVLTKEAEYIEGMDLTLCGSRSGSNAVAVWMILFTYGPFGWCEKVRILQMRTQWLCDRLDELKVAYFREPFMNIVTIQAQYIEEALVKKFDLVPQKHNGDNSWYKIVIMDHVEVDHLSTFIHDLKESLYVEKGIKTEV encoded by the coding sequence ATGTTATATTGGAAAAAGTTATCCCAAAAAGAGAGACAGGCCCGAATTGAGAAAGCATTAGAGGAAAATGTCAATTTTACTTTGGACACTTCTTTAGGATACCCAGCCTCAAAACTAGACAGTAAAGTATATTATGAGGATGCCTCTTTTTTGACAGATGCGCCCACTTTGAAAACTTATGTGGCCAATCCCAACCATATTGGCTGTCATACTCTGGGTACTTCCGAAAAAGCATTTAAAGGTACTCAAGAAATGGAACGTGAAGTTTTGGATGTACTGGCAGTCGATCTTTTCAAAGCACAACCCAAATCGTATGACGGATACATTTCTCCAGGTGGAACCGAAGCCAACATTCAAGCCATTTGGATGTATCGCAATTATTTCAGCTATAAACTTGGTGCCAATCCGTATGAAATTGCGATTTTAGCCTCAGAAGACACTCATTACTCTATCCCAAAAGCGGCCAATATCCTGATGCTTGATTGGCTAAAAGTTCCGGTTGATTTCAATACCCGAGAAATTGACACTTTCCAATTGGAAAACATCATTATTAAGGCCAAAGAAAAAGGCAAAAAATATTTCATCGTAATCTCCAATATGGGAACTACCATGTTTGGAGCTATTGACAATCCCAACGATTATATTGAAGTTTTAGAAAAACATCATTTGACTTATAAAATACATATTGATGGTGCTTATGGTGGTTTTATCTATCCGTTAAGTAACAAGGAATCGGAGCTTAATTTTGAAAATCCAAAAATCAGCTCCATAACCATCGATGCTCACAAAATGCTACAAGCCCCTTATGGCACGGGTATTTTTCTTTGCCGAAAAGGTTTAATTGAAAACGTTTTGACCAAAGAGGCTGAATATATAGAAGGAATGGATTTAACCCTTTGTGGTAGCCGATCAGGTTCCAATGCTGTAGCAGTTTGGATGATTTTATTCACCTATGGTCCTTTCGGTTGGTGCGAAAAAGTGCGTATTTTACAAATGAGAACGCAGTGGCTTTGCGACCGATTAGACGAATTGAAAGTAGCCTATTTTAGAGAACCTTTTATGAATATTGTTACCATTCAAGCTCAATACATTGAAGAAGCATTGGTCAAAAAATTTGATTTGGTACCCCAAAAACACAATGGTGATAATTCATGGTATAAAATTGTGATTATGGATCATGTAGAAGTAGATCATTTGAGTACTTTTATACACGATCTAAAAGAATCACTTTATGTTGAAAAAGGAATTAAGACAGAAGTATAA
- a CDS encoding phage tail sheath C-terminal domain-containing protein gives MNISSIKTPGVYINEIDAFPPSVAQVATAVPAFVGFTENAPTPNIVTRVSSFLEFQQLYGGAPQPTGITVDLDANSLPTDNCTVAESKFKLYNSLQLFYANGGGECYIQSIGLYTDAPAFDAGTKTKFITGVAAIEKFDEPTLLLFPDAVNLAFTDLGEVQKQALMQCQKLMDRFVIMDVKYDKAKTPIKDNEDFRDGIGTNNLKYGAAYYPYLNCNFPQAFRLSDINTALAPSGGFKQFFPNDNDLKTNITSFESLHTDVSGLKTTSTAAITANKLLDWTPTVNATKLNANLTKSWNLIKVFAKPNDFTNPKLVTYTNADLVSISLKPVVQKLIDFRKAYEKLIKPDGITLVTALALTINDGDFNGNWGSISAITESPVNEYDGKLSNLIPVAGPVPAHNEPDFVKIQAELNKLHTLVVNTLDTAVNAVYKYELVQENNLIAQMPIYGSIVSKLSQSMNTVPPSGAIAGIYAQTDGTRGVWKAPANVSINGIIGLTRDINDLDQEPMNIHETGKSINAIRKFTGKGFLVWGARTLDGNSNDWRYVNVRRLANMIEESVKKACMRYVFEPNVSQTWVNVKGMIENYLTSIWNDGALAGAKPEHAFFVAVGINQTMTAQDILEGRLIVKVGYAPSRPAEFIILEFKQMQQKS, from the coding sequence ATGAATATTAGCTCTATTAAAACACCTGGGGTATACATCAATGAGATTGACGCATTCCCGCCTTCTGTTGCTCAAGTAGCCACTGCCGTACCTGCATTTGTAGGCTTTACAGAAAATGCTCCTACCCCTAATATTGTCACTAGGGTATCTTCCTTTTTAGAATTTCAACAACTTTATGGAGGGGCACCTCAACCTACGGGAATTACAGTCGACTTAGATGCTAATTCCTTGCCTACCGATAACTGTACTGTCGCTGAAAGTAAATTCAAACTCTACAATAGTTTGCAACTTTTTTATGCTAATGGTGGAGGAGAATGCTACATTCAATCCATTGGTTTGTATACAGATGCACCCGCTTTTGATGCTGGTACAAAAACCAAATTCATTACAGGTGTTGCGGCTATTGAAAAATTCGACGAACCTACCTTGCTCCTGTTTCCAGATGCTGTGAATCTTGCCTTTACAGATCTTGGTGAAGTCCAAAAACAAGCCTTAATGCAGTGTCAAAAACTAATGGATCGATTTGTCATTATGGATGTAAAATATGATAAAGCAAAAACTCCAATTAAAGACAACGAAGATTTTAGAGATGGTATTGGAACCAATAATCTAAAATATGGAGCGGCTTATTACCCATATCTGAATTGCAATTTCCCACAAGCTTTTAGATTGTCAGACATCAATACGGCATTGGCACCATCTGGCGGTTTCAAACAATTTTTTCCGAATGATAACGATCTTAAAACAAACATCACTTCTTTTGAAAGCCTTCATACAGATGTTTCTGGTCTAAAAACAACTAGCACAGCCGCAATCACAGCTAATAAATTACTGGATTGGACTCCTACAGTAAATGCAACAAAACTAAATGCTAATTTAACAAAAAGCTGGAATCTCATCAAAGTGTTTGCTAAACCAAACGATTTTACAAACCCAAAATTAGTAACCTATACCAATGCCGATTTAGTATCTATTTCTTTGAAACCAGTAGTTCAAAAATTAATTGATTTCAGGAAAGCGTATGAGAAATTAATAAAACCAGATGGTATTACTTTAGTTACTGCATTAGCATTAACCATAAATGATGGCGATTTTAATGGTAATTGGGGTTCCATTTCTGCAATTACAGAATCTCCAGTAAACGAATACGATGGCAAATTGAGTAACTTAATTCCTGTTGCCGGTCCAGTTCCAGCCCATAATGAACCCGATTTTGTAAAAATTCAAGCCGAACTCAACAAATTACACACTTTAGTGGTAAACACATTAGACACTGCCGTAAATGCAGTTTACAAATACGAATTGGTTCAGGAAAATAACCTCATCGCACAAATGCCAATTTATGGAAGTATTGTTTCCAAATTATCCCAAAGCATGAATACCGTTCCTCCAAGTGGTGCCATAGCGGGTATTTATGCCCAAACCGACGGCACAAGAGGCGTTTGGAAAGCACCCGCCAATGTGAGCATCAACGGAATCATTGGACTAACCAGAGACATCAATGACCTTGACCAAGAGCCCATGAATATTCATGAAACCGGAAAATCGATCAACGCAATTCGCAAATTTACAGGCAAAGGATTTTTGGTTTGGGGAGCACGCACACTCGATGGAAACAGTAATGATTGGCGCTATGTCAATGTGAGACGTCTTGCCAACATGATTGAAGAGTCTGTGAAAAAAGCCTGTATGCGTTATGTATTTGAGCCCAATGTTTCTCAAACTTGGGTGAATGTAAAAGGGATGATCGAAAATTACCTGACTTCGATTTGGAATGATGGTGCATTGGCTGGAGCCAAACCAGAGCATGCCTTTTTTGTCGCTGTGGGAATTAACCAAACAATGACTGCTCAAGATATTCTTGAAGGGCGATTGATTGTAAAAGTAGGTTATGCTCCATCGAGACCCGCGGAGTTTATCATTCTTGAATTCAAACAAATGCAACAAAAATCGTAA
- a CDS encoding TraR/DksA C4-type zinc finger protein, with product MVDEVARYSDADLAEFKEIIQIKIVKAQADLDLIKSAYMNDLNNGTDDTSPTFKAFEEGSEIMSKEANSQLAIRQEKFIRDLKNALFRVENKTYGVCRITGKLIGKERLKIVPHATMSIEAKNLQR from the coding sequence ATGGTAGATGAAGTTGCAAGATACTCTGACGCTGATTTAGCAGAGTTTAAGGAAATCATTCAGATTAAAATCGTAAAGGCTCAAGCCGATTTAGATTTGATTAAAAGCGCCTACATGAATGACCTTAACAATGGTACGGATGATACATCTCCAACGTTTAAAGCATTTGAAGAAGGTAGCGAAATCATGTCTAAAGAAGCAAACTCACAATTGGCGATTCGTCAAGAAAAGTTTATACGAGATTTAAAGAATGCATTATTCCGTGTAGAAAACAAAACCTACGGGGTTTGTAGAATCACAGGAAAATTAATCGGAAAAGAAAGACTAAAAATCGTTCCTCATGCCACAATGAGCATCGAGGCAAAAAACTTACAAAGATAA
- a CDS encoding phage tail protein: MPNTDFPIPKFHFSVEWGGTKIAFTEVSGLNKEMDVIEHRVGSSPEFFKKKMPGLQKLSNISLKRGVFAGDNEFYQWYNTVAMNTVERRNITISLLNENHTPVVVWKVKDCFIVSLKCSDMKADANEAAIDTVEIANHGFTMEHVA; this comes from the coding sequence ATGCCTAATACAGATTTTCCTATCCCAAAGTTCCATTTTAGCGTAGAATGGGGCGGTACAAAAATAGCTTTCACCGAGGTTTCCGGTCTAAATAAAGAAATGGACGTTATAGAGCACCGTGTGGGGTCTAGTCCAGAGTTCTTCAAGAAAAAAATGCCCGGTTTGCAAAAATTAAGCAACATTTCACTCAAAAGAGGTGTTTTTGCAGGCGACAATGAATTTTATCAATGGTACAATACAGTCGCGATGAATACTGTCGAAAGACGTAACATCACAATTTCGCTCTTGAACGAAAATCATACTCCCGTGGTAGTTTGGAAAGTAAAAGATTGTTTCATTGTTTCCTTAAAATGCTCAGACATGAAAGCTGATGCAAACGAAGCTGCAATAGATACAGTCGAGATTGCCAACCACGGATTTACGATGGAACACGTAGCTTAA